A part of Roseitalea porphyridii genomic DNA contains:
- the phaP gene encoding TIGR01841 family phasin (Members of this family are phasins (small proteins associated with inclusions such as PHA granules). Note that several different families of phasins have been named PhaP despite very little sequence similarity to each other.), translating to MAKAATPKTETTAETAIPGAESFAGQMPNPTEMIEQFRSLAEENLAKSKTAFETAKSAFDDVQKEAEAGLHSAQEHSSKISLAAIDTMRANTESTFSHLEKMVGVKSVAELIELQTAFVREQAERAVDNAKTMQALYQKAGEDMTAPAKAAAEKAMSAIKTR from the coding sequence ATGGCCAAAGCCGCAACCCCCAAGACCGAAACCACCGCCGAAACCGCGATCCCCGGCGCCGAATCATTCGCCGGCCAGATGCCGAACCCGACCGAGATGATCGAGCAGTTCCGGTCGCTTGCCGAGGAGAACCTCGCCAAGTCCAAGACCGCCTTCGAAACGGCGAAGTCCGCCTTCGACGACGTCCAGAAGGAAGCCGAGGCCGGCCTGCACAGCGCGCAGGAGCATTCCTCGAAGATCTCGCTCGCCGCGATCGACACGATGCGCGCCAACACCGAGAGCACCTTCAGCCATCTCGAGAAGATGGTCGGCGTCAAGTCGGTCGCCGAACTGATCGAACTGCAGACCGCCTTCGTTCGCGAACAGGCCGAACGGGCCGTCGACAACGCCAAGACGATGCAGGCGCTCTACCAGAAGGCCGGCGAGGACATGACCGCTCCGGCCAAGGCCGCCGCCGAAAAGGCGATGAGCGCGATCAAGACGCGCTGA
- a CDS encoding PAS domain S-box protein, with amino-acid sequence MTKPRNWDETSFIDIAVQDGVREAMLSGRAALVFDRKCGALRWANGAAASLFGLAAIGSRAGADGLPTRVEIGFRQIRAVLASLKDAPRTALVRLPGGMTSRLVRCHVRRIDLPGVSGKHALVTAPTRDTEMSEADCMAMALTGLEDEEAGAAIVDGAGRVLGAGPRFGTLGLSEQSLRSLTGQTRSEADRLVKQIIDEPGAATAFAAGVGRLGDLPERYLVVAVPLAHRPAPDEPDATTGTVIAATPPDQTASIDETLDAVTIAEDADPQHFDQPAPRADEESAGGSGEATGEDDAEAPSAPEAPRTDADADRPDRTVERPAYEPFAGPDLSSGPIRFVWKTDAEGVFLDVSPEFARAVGPRAADLGGRTFADMVEALALDPRGDLAAAFARRDTWSGKTVYWPIEDTDLQVPVDLAALPYHDRDRKFGGYRGFGVVRIADATTDPDARGKAIAFQPAPVEPAAGIAAAEAETGEPADHAQEPPVLAVAPAHPLRRASDALVPPPGGDEDETGAPRHLSAQEAEAFRKIGQALGRQQSEPFSAPGDDAAGLTPAEDGMTTTDAGASTLFPPEGVPAEVRNRETGDDEHEAADADSDAFAAGSDVLAGEETDDTFAPFMETESGDEADLRDEPLDAGEDDGNATDEDAHPLSGTENTFDADEEADEPPALAEDAEALLPEAPQDDERMAIAAAAGVDGVATPGLGPDSLDALPLPLLIVRNEEALYANDAFTEMTGDAGTAELNERGLDSLFGGTAPAPDADEADRLVTLVGSDGEPLAARAHLQIVPWMGTRALMFAFEPRHDAPPAETAGSGELSDTPGTSLAEAHAVSSAEIAELRAILDTATDGVILIDADSTIRSLSASASALFGYANEEVEGKSFSYLFAHESQRAALDYLHGLSNNGVASVLNEGREVLGRERNGGFLPLFMTIGRMPATNGYCAVIRDITPWKQTEQALQDAKRQAEQASNTKSEFLAKISHEIRTPLNAIIGFSELMAEERFGPIGNERYKDYLADINKSGRHVLDLVNDLLDISKIEAGKQELEFESVALNDAIGEAIAMVQPQANRNQIIVRSSLESTVPPVVADLRSIKQIVLNLLSNAIRFTHAGGQVIVSTSYTGDGAVLLRIRDTGIGMSEKELESALKPFQQVTAVGRQRGDGTGLGLPLTKALVEANRAEFAISSEPGQGTRIDIVFPPARVLAS; translated from the coding sequence ATGACCAAGCCACGCAATTGGGACGAGACATCCTTCATCGACATCGCCGTGCAGGACGGTGTGCGCGAGGCGATGCTGTCGGGCCGTGCCGCGCTGGTCTTCGACCGCAAGTGCGGGGCGCTGCGCTGGGCGAACGGCGCGGCGGCGTCCCTGTTCGGCCTTGCCGCGATCGGCAGCCGGGCCGGCGCCGACGGCCTGCCGACCCGCGTCGAGATCGGCTTCCGGCAGATCCGCGCCGTGCTCGCATCGCTGAAGGATGCGCCGCGCACCGCGCTCGTTCGGCTTCCGGGGGGCATGACGAGCCGGCTCGTGCGCTGTCATGTGCGGCGCATCGATCTGCCGGGCGTCAGCGGCAAGCACGCGCTGGTGACGGCGCCGACGCGCGACACCGAGATGAGCGAGGCCGACTGCATGGCGATGGCGCTGACCGGCCTCGAGGACGAGGAAGCCGGCGCGGCGATCGTCGACGGAGCGGGCCGCGTGCTCGGCGCCGGCCCTCGGTTCGGAACGCTCGGCCTTTCCGAGCAGAGCCTGCGGTCGCTGACCGGACAGACACGGTCCGAAGCGGACCGTCTGGTCAAGCAAATCATCGACGAACCCGGAGCGGCGACCGCGTTTGCCGCCGGCGTCGGGCGGCTCGGGGACCTGCCCGAACGCTATCTCGTCGTTGCCGTGCCGCTCGCCCACCGGCCGGCACCCGATGAGCCCGACGCGACGACCGGCACCGTGATCGCGGCGACGCCCCCGGACCAAACCGCATCAATCGATGAGACGCTCGATGCCGTGACGATCGCCGAGGACGCCGATCCGCAGCACTTCGATCAGCCGGCGCCACGGGCCGACGAGGAAAGCGCCGGCGGTTCCGGCGAGGCGACCGGCGAGGATGACGCCGAGGCACCGTCCGCACCGGAAGCGCCCCGCACGGACGCGGACGCGGACAGACCCGACCGGACCGTCGAACGCCCGGCCTACGAACCGTTCGCGGGACCCGACCTTTCGTCGGGACCGATCCGCTTTGTCTGGAAGACCGATGCGGAGGGCGTGTTCCTGGATGTCTCGCCCGAATTCGCAAGGGCGGTCGGTCCGCGCGCCGCCGATCTCGGGGGACGCACCTTCGCCGATATGGTCGAGGCGCTGGCGCTCGACCCGCGCGGAGACCTGGCGGCCGCCTTCGCGCGGCGCGACACCTGGTCCGGCAAGACCGTCTACTGGCCGATCGAGGATACCGACCTGCAGGTTCCGGTCGATCTGGCCGCCCTGCCCTACCATGACCGCGACCGAAAGTTCGGTGGCTATCGCGGCTTCGGCGTGGTCCGCATCGCCGACGCCACCACCGATCCGGATGCGCGCGGCAAGGCGATCGCGTTCCAGCCGGCGCCCGTCGAGCCCGCCGCCGGAATCGCAGCGGCCGAGGCCGAAACGGGCGAACCCGCCGACCATGCGCAGGAGCCGCCGGTGCTCGCCGTCGCGCCGGCCCATCCGCTGCGACGGGCGAGCGACGCGCTCGTTCCGCCGCCCGGCGGCGACGAGGACGAGACCGGCGCGCCGCGCCATCTGAGCGCGCAGGAAGCCGAGGCATTCCGGAAGATCGGACAGGCGCTCGGCCGCCAGCAGAGCGAACCGTTCTCCGCGCCGGGCGACGACGCGGCGGGGCTGACGCCCGCCGAGGACGGCATGACGACCACGGACGCAGGTGCGTCGACGCTTTTCCCGCCAGAAGGTGTTCCGGCGGAAGTGCGGAACCGAGAGACCGGCGACGACGAGCACGAAGCGGCTGACGCGGACAGTGATGCCTTTGCCGCCGGAAGCGACGTCTTGGCCGGCGAGGAAACGGACGACACCTTCGCCCCGTTCATGGAGACCGAGAGCGGCGACGAGGCCGATCTGCGGGACGAGCCGCTGGACGCCGGTGAAGACGACGGCAATGCGACGGACGAGGACGCTCATCCGCTGTCCGGCACCGAGAACACCTTCGATGCGGACGAGGAAGCAGATGAGCCGCCGGCGCTTGCCGAGGACGCCGAGGCCTTGCTCCCCGAAGCACCGCAAGATGACGAACGCATGGCCATCGCCGCAGCGGCCGGCGTCGACGGGGTCGCAACGCCCGGTCTCGGCCCGGACTCGCTCGACGCGCTGCCGCTGCCGCTGCTGATCGTACGCAACGAGGAAGCGCTTTATGCCAACGACGCGTTCACCGAGATGACCGGGGACGCGGGCACGGCCGAACTGAACGAACGCGGTCTCGATTCGCTTTTCGGCGGCACCGCCCCGGCGCCGGACGCCGACGAGGCCGACCGCCTCGTCACGCTCGTCGGTTCGGACGGCGAGCCGCTGGCCGCGCGCGCGCATCTGCAGATCGTGCCCTGGATGGGCACGAGGGCGCTGATGTTCGCCTTCGAGCCGCGCCATGACGCCCCGCCGGCCGAAACGGCTGGCAGCGGCGAACTTTCCGACACCCCGGGCACGTCGCTGGCCGAGGCGCACGCGGTCTCTTCGGCCGAGATCGCCGAACTCAGGGCGATCCTCGACACGGCGACCGACGGCGTCATCCTGATCGATGCCGACAGCACGATCCGTTCGCTGAGCGCGTCGGCGTCGGCGCTGTTCGGCTATGCGAACGAGGAAGTCGAGGGCAAGAGCTTCTCCTACCTGTTCGCCCATGAGAGCCAGCGTGCCGCGCTCGACTATCTGCACGGGCTTTCCAACAATGGCGTCGCCAGCGTGCTCAACGAGGGGCGCGAGGTGCTCGGCCGCGAGCGCAATGGCGGGTTCCTGCCGCTGTTCATGACGATCGGGCGGATGCCGGCGACCAACGGCTATTGCGCCGTCATCCGCGACATCACGCCGTGGAAGCAGACCGAACAGGCACTGCAGGACGCCAAGCGGCAGGCCGAGCAGGCGTCGAACACCAAGTCGGAGTTCCTGGCCAAGATCAGCCACGAGATCCGCACGCCGCTGAACGCCATCATCGGCTTTTCCGAACTGATGGCCGAGGAACGGTTCGGGCCGATCGGCAACGAGCGCTACAAGGACTATCTGGCCGACATCAACAAGTCGGGCCGGCACGTGCTCGATCTGGTCAACGACCTTCTGGACATCTCCAAGATCGAGGCGGGCAAGCAGGAGCTCGAATTCGAGAGCGTGGCGCTGAACGATGCCATCGGCGAGGCCATCGCGATGGTCCAGCCGCAGGCCAACCGCAACCAGATCATCGTGCGCTCGAGCCTCGAGAGCACGGTGCCGCCGGTCGTCGCCGATCTGCGGTCGATCAAGCAGATCGTGCTGAACCTTCTATCGAACGCGATCCGCTTCACCCATGCGGGCGGCCAGGTGATCGTGTCGACGAGCTACACGGGCGACGGCGCGGTGCTGCTGCGGATCCGCGACACCGGCATCGGCATGAGCGAAAAGGAGCTCGAGAGCGCGCTCAAGCCGTTCCAGCAGGTCACGGCCGTCGGCCGCCAGCGCGGCGACGGAACCGGCCTGGGGCTGCCGCTGACCAAGGCGCTGGTGGAGGCGAACCGGGCCGAATTCGCGATTAGTTCCGAGCCCGGCCAGGGCACCCGCATCGACATCGTCTTCCCGCCGGCGCGCGTTCTTGCGAGCTGA
- a CDS encoding acetoacetate--CoA ligase has translation MVMASPLWTPSPAIAEASAMRVFMRYASERAGRDFDSYEALHRWSVDDREAFWSVVWDDNGVIGDKGERVLADGDKMPGARFFPDASLNFAENLLRETGPGDAIVFRGEDKVERRLSWDDLHALVSRLQQLMIARGVKAGDRVAAMIPNMPEAVAGMLAAASIGAIWSSCSPDFGPKGVLDRFSQIEPVMFIACDGYWYNGKKIAIADKLAEIVPQLPSVGTVLIVDYLGEAEAAAGATPNAETLDTALATFDARPVDYQRMPFAHPLYILYSSGTTGIPKCIVHSAGGTLLQHLKEHRYHAGIGPGDRVFYFTTCGWMMWNWLVTALASRATLLLFDGSPFAPDGNVLFDYADAEKMTYFGTSAKFIDAVRKADLRPVDTHDLSTVRVVSSTGSPLSPEGFRFVYDGIKADVHLASISGGTDIVSCFVLGIPGEPVYSGEIQGPGLGMAVEVWNDDGKPVVGEKGELVCTRAFPSMPVGFWNDPDGAKYHAAYFDRFDNVWCHGDFAEITDNGGIIIHGRSDATLNPGGVRIGTAEIYNQVEQMDEVLEAICIGQQWDDDVRVVLFVRLAEGVALTDDLVKAIRTRIRTGASPRHVPAIVLPVDDIPRTKSGKIVELAVREVVHGRPVKNKEALANPEALAQFADRPELRA, from the coding sequence ATGGTCATGGCGTCACCCCTTTGGACACCGTCTCCGGCAATCGCGGAAGCATCGGCGATGCGCGTCTTCATGCGCTACGCATCCGAACGGGCCGGTCGCGATTTCGACAGCTACGAAGCGCTGCACCGCTGGTCGGTCGACGATCGCGAGGCGTTCTGGTCGGTGGTGTGGGACGACAATGGCGTGATCGGCGACAAGGGCGAGCGCGTACTCGCTGACGGCGACAAGATGCCCGGCGCCCGCTTCTTTCCCGATGCCTCGCTGAACTTCGCCGAGAACCTCCTGCGCGAGACGGGCCCGGGCGACGCGATCGTCTTTCGCGGCGAGGACAAGGTCGAGCGCCGGCTGAGCTGGGACGATCTGCACGCGCTGGTCTCGCGCCTGCAGCAGCTGATGATCGCGCGCGGGGTCAAGGCGGGTGACCGCGTGGCGGCGATGATCCCGAACATGCCTGAAGCCGTGGCCGGCATGCTGGCCGCCGCCTCGATCGGCGCGATCTGGTCGTCCTGCTCGCCGGACTTCGGACCAAAGGGCGTTCTCGATCGGTTCAGCCAGATCGAACCGGTCATGTTCATCGCCTGTGACGGCTACTGGTACAACGGTAAGAAGATCGCGATCGCCGACAAGCTGGCCGAGATCGTCCCGCAACTGCCCTCGGTCGGCACCGTTCTGATCGTCGATTATCTCGGCGAGGCCGAAGCCGCCGCCGGCGCGACCCCGAATGCCGAGACGCTCGACACCGCGCTCGCGACGTTCGACGCCCGCCCCGTGGACTATCAGCGGATGCCGTTCGCGCACCCGCTCTATATCCTTTATTCCTCGGGCACGACGGGCATCCCCAAATGCATCGTCCATTCTGCCGGCGGCACGCTCCTGCAGCACCTGAAGGAGCATCGCTACCACGCCGGGATCGGGCCCGGCGACCGCGTCTTCTACTTCACCACCTGCGGCTGGATGATGTGGAACTGGCTGGTCACCGCGCTCGCCTCGCGGGCGACGCTGCTTCTGTTCGACGGCTCGCCCTTCGCGCCCGACGGGAACGTCCTGTTCGATTATGCCGATGCCGAGAAGATGACCTATTTCGGGACCTCCGCGAAGTTCATCGACGCGGTGCGCAAGGCCGATCTCCGGCCCGTCGACACGCACGATCTGTCGACCGTCCGCGTCGTGTCCTCAACCGGCTCGCCGCTGTCGCCCGAAGGGTTCCGGTTCGTCTACGACGGCATCAAGGCCGACGTGCATCTGGCCTCGATTTCGGGCGGCACCGACATCGTGTCGTGCTTCGTCCTCGGCATCCCGGGCGAACCGGTCTACTCGGGCGAGATCCAGGGGCCGGGCCTCGGCATGGCGGTCGAGGTCTGGAACGATGACGGCAAGCCGGTCGTCGGCGAGAAGGGCGAACTTGTCTGCACCCGCGCCTTTCCCTCCATGCCGGTCGGCTTCTGGAACGACCCGGACGGCGCAAAGTACCACGCCGCCTATTTCGACCGTTTCGACAATGTCTGGTGCCATGGCGACTTCGCCGAGATCACCGACAATGGCGGCATCATCATCCACGGCCGGTCCGACGCCACGCTCAACCCGGGCGGTGTGCGCATCGGCACCGCGGAGATCTACAACCAGGTCGAGCAGATGGACGAGGTGCTCGAGGCGATCTGCATCGGCCAGCAATGGGACGACGATGTGCGCGTGGTGCTGTTCGTCCGCCTCGCCGAGGGCGTCGCGCTGACCGACGATCTCGTCAAGGCGATCAGGACGCGCATCCGTACCGGCGCCTCGCCACGGCACGTGCCCGCGATCGTGCTGCCGGTCGACGACATCCCCCGCACCAAGTCGGGCAAGATCGTCGAACTGGCCGTGCGCGAGGTCGTGCATGGCCGTCCGGTCAAGAACAAGGAGGCGCTGGCCAATCCCGAGGCGCTCGCACAGTTCGCCGACCGGCCCGAACTGCGGGCCTGA